The following coding sequences are from one Mastomys coucha isolate ucsf_1 unplaced genomic scaffold, UCSF_Mcou_1 pScaffold9, whole genome shotgun sequence window:
- the Frmpd2 gene encoding FERM and PDZ domain-containing protein 2, with protein MVGIPFPGDRLLQVDGVNLCGLTHKQAVQCLKGPGQVARLVLERRGPRASPQCSADDRLGDVHMAVSLVTTRPGRPASCVSVTDGPKFEVKLKKKSSGLGFSFIQMEKGSCIHMKSDLVRIKRLFPGQPAEEHGAIAAGDIILAVNGKPIEGLAFQEVLHLLRGAPEEVTLLLCRPPPGILPEMEPGWQTPELSGDHRLTMATCAGSEQSPSLDQEDNWRGSTSLDTGEGLSPRLESSYRAVRQVKGDGDKERPWARSLMRPMESHPHLCKLHPEPETPALATSLEKDMRQNCYSVCDIRRLGRFSFSSSLTRLTTDIF; from the exons ATGGTTGGCATTCCTTTCCCAGGTGACCGACTACTGCAGGTGGATGGAGTGAATCTGTGTGGCCTTACACACAAGCAGGCAGTGCAGTGTCTCAAGGGTCCTGGGCAG GTGGCACGGCTGGTCTTAGAGAGAAGAGGCCCCAGGGCTTCACCACAGTGTTCTGCTGATGACAGGCTGGGAGATGTGCACATGGCTGTTTCCCTGGTAACAACCAGGCCTGGCAGACCTGCAAGCTGTGTCTCAGTGACAGATg GTCCTAAGTTTGAAGTCAAACTGAAGAAGAAGAGCAGTGGTTTGGGATTCAGCTTcatacagatggagaaaggcagctGCATCCACATGAAGAGCGACCTTGTAAGGATTAAGAGGCTCTTTCCTGGGCAGCCAGCTGAAGAACACGGAGCCATTGCAGCTGGTGACATTATCCTGGCCGTGAATGGAAAGCCCATAGAAGGCCTCGCTTTCCAG GAAGTGCTCCATTTATTGCGTGGGGCTCCAGAGGAAGTGACGCTCCTCCTGTGCCGACCCCCTCCAGGGATACTGCCTGAGATGGAGCCAGGATGGCAG ACCCCTGAACTATCAGGAGACCATAGACTCACCATGGCAACCTGTGCTGGATCAGAGCAGAGCCCCAGCCTGGATCAAGAGGACAACTGGAGGGGTAGTACCTCTCTGGATACAGGAGAAGGTCTGAGTCCCAGGCTAGAGTCTTCCTACAGGGCTGTCAGACAAGTgaagggagatggagacaaagaGAGGCCCTGGGCCAGGTCCTTGATGCGTCCTATGGAGTCTCATCCTCACTTGTGCAAACTCCACCCAGAACCAGAGACACCAGCACTGGCCACCTCTTTGGAAAAGGATATGAGACAAAACTGCTATTCTGTGTGTGATATCAGGAGACTGGGAAG attttccttctcatcttctctAACCAGATTAACAACAGACATTTTCTGA